From a single Planococcus shenhongbingii genomic region:
- a CDS encoding phosphotriesterase family protein, with protein sequence MTKRVETVTGTIVPEAMGKTLIHEHFIFGYPGFQGDITLGPFNREKAIATGVEAAKKMMAHGVQTVVDPTPNECGRDPEILEEISRQSGLQIICATGYYYEGEGATPYFKFRASLGSAEQEINEMFLAEIKEGIGGTSIKPGIIKLASSRDVITDYEKMFFRAAARAQQETGITLLTHTQEGTMGPEQAQFLLELGADPAGIVIGHMCGNTDAAYHKRTLETGVYISFDRFGLQGIVGAPLDHQRISTLLELLDAGFEDRIMLSHDSISTWLGRPPVIPEPVQPAVANWHPTHLFENVVPELKKGGVTESQINKMFTDNARKLFAAETAAV encoded by the coding sequence GTGACAAAAAGAGTGGAAACTGTGACAGGGACGATTGTTCCGGAAGCTATGGGGAAAACATTAATCCATGAACATTTCATTTTTGGTTATCCAGGATTCCAAGGAGACATTACGCTGGGGCCATTCAATCGGGAAAAGGCGATAGCGACTGGCGTTGAAGCTGCTAAGAAAATGATGGCTCATGGTGTACAGACTGTCGTCGATCCTACTCCGAATGAATGTGGACGCGACCCGGAAATATTAGAAGAGATATCCCGGCAAAGCGGACTGCAAATCATTTGCGCCACCGGCTATTATTACGAAGGGGAAGGTGCAACTCCATATTTTAAATTCCGTGCATCCCTTGGCAGTGCTGAGCAGGAAATTAATGAAATGTTCTTGGCGGAAATAAAAGAGGGCATCGGCGGGACGAGTATCAAACCGGGAATTATTAAACTGGCTTCCAGCAGAGATGTTATCACGGATTATGAAAAAATGTTTTTCAGAGCTGCTGCACGAGCTCAACAAGAAACCGGCATTACGTTGTTGACCCATACTCAAGAAGGGACTATGGGACCCGAACAGGCGCAGTTTCTGCTTGAACTTGGTGCAGATCCGGCAGGAATCGTCATTGGCCATATGTGCGGCAATACGGATGCTGCTTATCATAAAAGAACACTCGAAACGGGTGTATACATCTCATTCGACCGTTTTGGGCTGCAAGGGATAGTTGGAGCACCGTTAGACCATCAGCGGATCAGCACTTTACTAGAGCTGCTGGATGCAGGATTTGAAGACCGCATCATGCTTTCGCATGATTCAATCAGTACTTGGCTTGGCCGCCCGCCGGTAATTCCTGAGCCTGTACAGCCGGCAGTCGCGAATTGGCATCCGACACATCTATTTGAAAATGTGGTGCCAGAACTTAAAAAAGGCGGAGTAACGGAAAGCCAGATCAATAAAATGTTTACGGATAATGCAAGGAAGTTATTTGCAGCGGAAACGGCTGCAGTGTAA
- a CDS encoding cytochrome P450 family protein, translating to MNMHNSGEAGLFTEGFIQNPYPIYEKLRKEDPVHRVRFPDGQLGWLVTDYEDAVAILKDQRFTKDMSKLFGGSMDQLSVFTQNMLFSDPPDHKRLRGLAQQAFTPKMISGMRNRIQEITDGLLDEMEKKQQIDLIDEFAFPLPISVICEILGVPVEDQDKFRLWSNSLIEGTSGEIGVTVYEHMNQFIQYLGQWFAKVHEHPGDDLISQLIIAEEEGDRLTEKELYGIVTLLIIAGHETTVNLIGNTVLALLAFPEQQKKLREQPELVSQAIEESLRFNGPVEFSTSRWANEDMEFRGKRIQRGDLVVVSLNAANHDPEKFKDPQLYDIQREKSPHLAFGMGIHFCLGAPLARLEGEIAISSLLKRFPKLKLAIDESELVWRPGMIVRGVKEIPLLVE from the coding sequence ATGAATATGCACAATTCAGGTGAAGCAGGATTATTTACGGAAGGTTTTATCCAAAACCCATATCCAATATATGAGAAGCTTCGAAAAGAAGATCCAGTGCATCGTGTGCGGTTTCCGGATGGTCAGCTCGGCTGGCTGGTGACTGATTATGAAGATGCAGTTGCCATCTTGAAAGATCAGCGGTTTACGAAAGATATGTCGAAATTATTCGGTGGATCGATGGATCAATTGTCAGTTTTTACACAGAATATGCTGTTTTCCGATCCGCCAGACCATAAACGCTTGCGCGGTCTTGCTCAACAAGCGTTTACTCCAAAAATGATTTCAGGGATGCGGAATCGTATTCAGGAAATCACCGATGGATTACTGGATGAAATGGAAAAGAAACAGCAAATCGACTTAATCGACGAATTTGCTTTTCCGCTGCCCATCAGTGTCATTTGTGAGATTTTAGGAGTTCCGGTAGAAGACCAAGACAAATTCCGTCTTTGGTCAAATTCATTGATTGAAGGAACGAGCGGTGAAATTGGCGTCACTGTTTATGAACATATGAATCAGTTTATTCAATATTTAGGGCAATGGTTTGCGAAAGTGCATGAACATCCGGGCGATGACTTGATCAGCCAGTTGATCATTGCTGAAGAAGAAGGAGATCGTCTGACAGAAAAGGAATTATATGGAATTGTTACGCTGCTCATTATTGCTGGCCATGAGACAACAGTAAATTTGATCGGCAATACGGTGCTGGCATTATTGGCATTTCCAGAGCAGCAGAAGAAGCTGAGAGAACAACCGGAATTGGTTTCCCAAGCAATCGAAGAATCGCTTCGCTTTAATGGACCGGTTGAGTTTAGCACTTCCCGTTGGGCAAACGAAGATATGGAGTTTAGAGGCAAACGGATTCAAAGAGGAGATTTAGTGGTGGTTTCGCTGAATGCTGCTAACCATGACCCTGAAAAGTTCAAGGACCCTCAACTTTATGACATTCAGCGGGAAAAAAGCCCGCACCTTGCTTTTGGCATGGGCATCCATTTTTGCCTTGGGGCACCTCTTGCAAGGCTGGAAGGTGAGATTGCCATTTCCAGTTTACTTAAGCGTTTTCCGAAATTGAAACTGGCAATCGATGAAAGTGAACTTGTATGGCGGCCAGGAATGATTGTCCGTGGCGTTAAAGAGATTCCGCTACTAGTTGAATAA